The Chryseobacterium shigense genome segment ATTGAGGTAATAGGAAAGGGGCAACTTCAAATCCATTTATTGATAACTGTTGAGCAAAGTTAAACATCTGATTCCTATTATCAAAGAAATTGGCTTGAACCGGAACATTACTATTTTGATATAAACAATAAAAAAAGAGACCCGGTGGCGGATCTCTCTTATACATTGAATTAAATTCTACTTAGCTTTACTGTTAATAGCGGTATCTGCTATTTTGGTTAACAATTCATCACATTTTTTTTCTTCATTAAGAGTGGCCAGAAGATTCTTCAGGCATGTTTTTTCTTTCAGTACTTTGGCATAGGCAGCCAGCGATCCATAGGTGGCAATTTCATAATGTTCCACTTTTTGTGCAGCAGCAACAATACCTGCATCTCTTACAGCACCTGCCTGTGTTTCTTCCATGATGCTTTTACCTTCATCCAGTAATCCCTGCATGGCATCACATTTTTTGGCCTGAGCTTTTTTACCAAGCGAAGCAAAGCATTCTTCCAGTCTTTTCACATGAATTTCAGTTTCATTAAGATGGTTTTCTATCGCTGTTTTAAGCTTTTTATCTGTAGCATTTTTATGCATCTTAGGCAGGGCTTTTACCAGGGCTTTTTCTGCCCAGTATATATCTTTCAGGGAATCTTCAAACAGATCTTTCAGCTGTTTGGCTGCCTCTTTTTTAGCAGGAATCTTTGCTGTTTTTTTTGCTGCAGTTTTCGAAGTTGTTTTCTTTGCTGATTTTTTAGTTTCCATAATAATATAATTTAGTGGTTGAATTTTTGATACTTTACTATCTGCAATTATAAGACCAGCCTCTATTTTAAAGTATTGATGTGGTAGGAAAAGTAATTAATAAAAAAAGAAGGAAGTGTTATTTTGCGTGAAATCCGGCAGATATGAAGATCTTCAGCTGTTCAATTTTCCCTGTGAAACCTGCCACTCACAGCTGTTAAGAACAATTCTGCTATCAAGAGGTTTCAGTGTCTCATTCTGATATAAGCTACTCTAAAGCCATTTTATAAAATACGGTGTAAATTATTCATTTTTAAAGGAATATAACAAATAACTCAAATAATGACATACTTATAAAACAAAACACATATTAACAAAATATTAAATAATAAACACTTATATTTGATTTTATTATAAAATAATATACAAATATTATAATTATTCATATATTAGTATTACAATAATCATATAAATTTTATATCATGAAAAACTTAAAAAAATTAAACAGAAACGAGTTGAAAACTATTTCAGGTAACGGAATATTCGATAACATCGGTGGTGTTATCGGAGGCCTGGGCGGAGTCGTTGGTGGAGTAGTAGGCGGTGTGGGTACGATTGTTGGAGGCGTTGTTAACGGTGTAGGCACTACCGTAGGTGGTGCGGTAAACGCCACGGGAACTCTTGTAGGTACTACATTATGCAATGTACAGTGCGTGATTAATGGTGTTGTACATATTCAGGTGCTTGCATGCGGATCTACTTGCTAATACCAGGCCAACGTTAAAACATGATACCGCTCTTTGAAAAGAGCGGTTTTTTTCTTTTAGGATTTAATTATTATAATTTTTCTTTTCAATTTTTTCAGATAATAAAAGGATCTCTTTATTTATTATATCAGCATTTTCTTTTTTCGTAATGATAGTACTATGGCTTGCATTCATAATAATTTGTTTTCCATCAGAAGAGAGTTCTTTTAGTTCTTTTTGCATATCAAACCACAATTGAACTTGCTTTTCAGGATCAATTCCATCTTTTCTGTATCTCTTTTTCTGGGATTCTTTATACTGTTCTGTAGCAGTAAATACCAAAACAGGTAATGAATCTAAATCCTTTGCTTTACCTGCTCGCATCAGTACTTCATTGGTTAATTCATTCTCTCTTAAAAACATGCGATAAACTTCTCCGGAATTATAAGTTAATGATCGTGAACGACTGTGTAATTCTTTGGGCAACCCATCACCCTGATATACTGGCTTAGCAATTGTATTATTATAAATACCCAAAATACCTAAATCTGCAAATACAGATCCTATTTTTAAAAGTTTTGCCTGTCCTTTAGGAACCAATTCTTTTTGAGCTAATCGTTTCCATTGTTCAGGATGGCTTGAGTCTATGAAAACAATTCCTTCAACTTCGTTTGGATAAAGATCCCTGAATATTCTGCTATAAGGTCCTCCCATAGAATGACCTACCAAAATGTAAGGTGGTTTTTCGCCAATTTTCTCTAATAATTCATGAAGCTGATGGGCATAAAATTCAGGAGATACACTATCATTATTACTCGATTCGCTAAACCATTTTCCATCTCTGTCATAGCGTATAACTCTCGTATTATTTTTTAACCCTTCTGCCAGCCAATGCAACATATCTGTATTACTGTGTGCACCAGCTTCAATAATAATAGTAGGTAAAGATTTCTTTTTACCATCTATTCTTACATGAATATTGGTCCCATTAACATTAACTAATTTACCTGGTGGAACTGGTTTTGAACTAAATAATCGGTAGCCTCCGCCCAAAAACAATAATAATATCAGAATTCCAACTATAAGTTTACCAATAAACTTAAATGTTTTTAAAATCAATTTCATAGTAATCTATTATAGCAGTTTTAGGCTTTGTGTAGTAGGGGACATTCCGACGTTGAAATGTTCAACTAAAATACAAATATCTACCGAAACACAAAACGTGAATTATATACTTTTTCCTCTATTGCAAGGCCCTTGTTAGTAACAGACAATTATTTTTCATGGAGAATTTGCTGTAATATTAATGCTGTTGCTTTTGCATCGTCTAATGCTCTGTGAAATGTAAAATTTTCTTTTATATTCATTTTTTCCAGAACTCTTTCTAATGAAATTCCAGATGTAGAAATGTTATTTTTTGCCAGCCAATAAACGCCTAGTGCTCTGATGTCAAAACCTCCACCAACAAAATATGTATTATAATCAAATCCAAATTCTGTAAATTCTTTCCTCAAAAGAGGTAAGTCGTAGTACAATCCCCAACCGGCTAAAGTTGATTTATTTTTTTCTCCGTACCAATCTAAAAACAGGAGAATTGCCTCATCAAAATACTTTTCATTTTCAACCATTTCATTTGTAATGTTTGTAATGTCCGTAATTTCGGGTAGAATTGGAAAATGTTTTGGTTTTATTAAAATTGAGAATTCACTTTTTATTTCAAAAGTTTTTTTGTCTAATTTTACAGCTCCAATTTCTATTATATTCGTTTCATTTATTTCATTTTTTCCAAAAGTTTTGCAACTTCCTTCTAAATCATAAATTACCAAATCACTTGAAAATTTCATATTATAGCTTTAAATATTTACGGTATTCAAAAATATAGTATTACTGCGCAATCTATTGGCGTATCACATTATTTTTTTTAATTGCATGAATACACAAATTTTAAATCAGTATAAGGAATGTAACAAAATAAGTTTCATATTTAATTTAACATAATATTAATTATAGGATAAATAATATTTCCTAGTCAGTTACCTTTAGAAACATCAATTCTGTCCAAATTTCCTCTCCAGGTATTCTTTTACAACTTCTACAAACTCTTCCTTTGTCATATAGCGTTCAAGAAATTTTTCAAGGGTTCCTTCGTTTTCAATTTCCTGAAAAAAAACTTCATGATCTGTGCTGTACACAGTTGGATTTTCCTGGTCAGGATCTGTGAGACATACAAAATAATGATCCGGATATCCGTACGAATAAATAATACAGATAAAATCCATTTCTGAGCCTTGTACAATTTCCCGGACTTCTGTTTCGTCTACAAGCCCGTCCAGCTCTCCAAAATCTTCTGAATTTTTTTTAAACGGTGTAAAGAGCCAGTTTTTATAGAAATCCTGGCCATAAGCATTTTCATGCTCAGAGAAATAATGATCAAGTAAATTCTGATAGAAATCTTCTTTATTATTGGCGTATAAATGCCTGTTGCTTTCATAAAACTGGTCGATTCCGTATACGTCCCATTCTTTATCATATAAATAATGATTGAATGTGATACTTTTCCAGTTCTCCGCAAAAGTTTTCTCTTTGTTTACATGATCTGTATTTGCTCCTAAAACAGTAAGTTTCTGCAATATATTCGCTTTCATATTATGTTAAATTGAATAGGTGTAAATATTTGCAATATAATTTTTATATATAAAACTTCCAATTCTTAAAGGACATATTTAATTCTTTATTTTTCAGTCATATAGCCTGTACCTGACTGAAAAAGCATCTATATAAATCTACTTTTCACCAATTTTCATGCTGGAAACTGCTGATAAAAAATTTACCTGAGTTTCAGAACTATCAAAAACTTTTTACCAACCCTATTCCTAAGCTTTTTTCCTGATAAAACGGCATTATCATGGTAGATGCATTTTTATTTTTACCTCCCAGCATCGTATTGATCTTTGGAAACAGCCAGTACGCCAGTTCAGTGGAAAGAATTCCAAATCCGGCTCCTGCAACCACATCCCCTACCCAATGCTTATCATTCAACATTCTGTATACTCCGGTAAAAACAGCTATGGGATAGCCTGATAAACTTAACCAGAAATTGGTATCCTTATATTCCCTGAACATAAACTGTGCAGAAGAAAAAGCTGCTGCAGTATGCCCCGAAGGAAAAGAAAGATTGTTAGACTCATCAGGCCTTTCTTCTTTTACCAAATGTTTCAGAGGAAGCGTAATGGCGGCTGATATTGCCTGTGATGTAACATAGATAACAGTCCGGTCCCTGAAATTATGCTTTCCTTTGATCCCTGCGGCATTCAGTCCGTATACCAGAACTGCGGGTGCATATTGGGTAAAATTGTCTAATTTTATATGATCCGGCCTATGCTCATTAATTTCATCTCTTGTAGAAAAATTGAGCTGCTTCAGATCTTTTACTGTTAAGCTTGCCACTCCATACCCTATAAAAGCAGCGGGAATAATTAAACTTTTATAATTCAGACGGCTCTTTTGGACATTTGGAGAAATTACACTGTCCTGTACGTTTCCATGGATCTTTACCGTATCATTTTGTGCTGTCATTCTGCCATATGCAGAAAGTACAATAACAAAACAGAAAATTATTTTTTGACGAAATGCATACATCTTATTATTGGTTTGTTTTTAAAATTTATAACTGTAACCTAGTCTTATCACTTGCGTTTCATAATAATCGTCGCTGGTGTATCTAAATCCTGAGCCCTGGATCTGCTTCCTGCTCACCATAGTATTCAGCAGGTCTGTCGCATTCAGAAACAGCTCGCCTTTACCATTCTGAATGGATTTTTTTACCCCGGCATCAATTGAAAACCGTGATTTTATCTTACCCTGCGGAATAATATCCGGAGCCAGGTAAACTGCGGTAAGCTGGGCATCAAATCCTTTAGAAAATTTGAAAATATTGTTGAATTTTAAGTTTCCCGAAACAGCAGTCTGTTTATCCGCTGAAAAAACAACAGGCTGAGGATAAAGATTTTCCACCGAAAATGCATTGATCTGATTTCTGTACAGGTTTCCATTAATATTAAAGGAATAAACTTTGGAAAGTTTTTGGTTCCAGATCATTTCCAGACCGGAATTATAGCTTTTGCCTGCATTCTGAAATACAGCATAAATCAAGCTGCTGCCCGGAACAATGCTCGAAATCCTGGTAATGGTTCCGTCTGAAAAACGATGGTATATTGCGGAATACAGATAACCGTTATCCCAGCTGTATTTTTGCCCCAACTCTATTGAATTGGTAAACTGAGGTCTTAAACCAGGATTCCCGACTTTAATGATTTCCGCATCATCATATTTTGGGAAAATGCGGATATCGACTTCATTGGGCCTGTCTACCCTCCTGTTATAAAACAGAGACAGTTTATGATGATCGTTAAACTTATAGGCCAATCTTAAATTGGGAAACGGCTGGGTATAATTGTAGCTGTCGCTCTTGTAAGTGGGATGGTTAGGATTTACATCATATTGAACTTTAACATACTCCAGCCTCATTCCCAGCTCTGCTTCCCATTTTTCGTTTTCAAAAATATAATTTCCGTAAACGGCCGGGATTAATTCTTTATAGGTAGCTTTTCCTCCTGCACTGGTATCCAGTACAGAATTGGCTCCGGGTATGAAATTCATATCTGTAGGGATGCTTCTGCTTCTGAGCTTTACTCCAGCTTCTATACGTCCGTATTTTAACGGTTTTACATAGTCAACATTAAAATCATATACCTGCTCATCGGATAACAATTTGAAGGCATCTGTTCCTGTTGATGTCGGCAGATAGTTATCATAAAAGTATTTTTCATCTTCCCTGTGGAAGGTATAATTAAATCCTGCGTTCAAGAGGTGCCCCGCTTCTTTGAATTTATGCTGATAGGCTGCTGTAGCCATCACGGTGGTTTTCAATTCATCTTCCAGAAACTGCCAGAGACGGAGGCGCTGCGAAAGATCTCCGTTGAAGAATGGCTGATCTCCCCTGTCTATAATTTTTTCACTTCCGTAAAGCCCGGAAATTGTTAACGTGTTTTGCGGGTCAATATTCCAGTCTATCCCGGCTTTGGTGGTAAGGTAATTGGTATTCCTGTTTCGTTTTAACTGTGAATTAATAACTGTTCCGTCATCATAATTCCGGGTTACAAATTCATTTTTATTGAGGGTTTGGGTATAGAGATTATCGGCCTGTAAAAAGATGTTTACCTTATCTTTCCTGTAATTTAAAGAAACTGACGGATTGATTTTTGGCGTTAAAGTATACTGAGGCCTGATAGTCGGCTGATTTTCCTTTCTTACCCAAAGAGAGCCAAGCCCGGCGGTAAGGCCTATTTTTCCGTTCCAGCCGTTCTGCTTGTTTTTCTTCATAATGATATTGATGATTCCTGCATTACCATTTGCATCATATCTGGAAGAAGGATTGTTGATGATCTCAATTTTATCAATGGCGGAGGATGGAATATTATCCAGTCCTGTCTGGCTTCCGAAACCTGTTAATGCGGTCTGTTTTCCATCAATCAAAACAGTCACTTTATCATTTCCGCGCAGCTGAACTTTGCCGTCCTGTACTGTAATTCCCGG includes the following:
- a CDS encoding ferritin-like domain-containing protein, with amino-acid sequence METKKSAKKTTSKTAAKKTAKIPAKKEAAKQLKDLFEDSLKDIYWAEKALVKALPKMHKNATDKKLKTAIENHLNETEIHVKRLEECFASLGKKAQAKKCDAMQGLLDEGKSIMEETQAGAVRDAGIVAAAQKVEHYEIATYGSLAAYAKVLKEKTCLKNLLATLNEEKKCDELLTKIADTAINSKAK
- a CDS encoding bacteriocin-like protein, whose protein sequence is MKNLKKLNRNELKTISGNGIFDNIGGVIGGLGGVVGGVVGGVGTIVGGVVNGVGTTVGGAVNATGTLVGTTLCNVQCVINGVVHIQVLACGSTC
- a CDS encoding alpha/beta fold hydrolase, whose protein sequence is MKLILKTFKFIGKLIVGILILLLFLGGGYRLFSSKPVPPGKLVNVNGTNIHVRIDGKKKSLPTIIIEAGAHSNTDMLHWLAEGLKNNTRVIRYDRDGKWFSESSNNDSVSPEFYAHQLHELLEKIGEKPPYILVGHSMGGPYSRIFRDLYPNEVEGIVFIDSSHPEQWKRLAQKELVPKGQAKLLKIGSVFADLGILGIYNNTIAKPVYQGDGLPKELHSRSRSLTYNSGEVYRMFLRENELTNEVLMRAGKAKDLDSLPVLVFTATEQYKESQKKRYRKDGIDPEKQVQLWFDMQKELKELSSDGKQIIMNASHSTIITKKENADIINKEILLLSEKIEKKNYNN
- a CDS encoding 3'-5' exonuclease — encoded protein: MKFSSDLVIYDLEGSCKTFGKNEINETNIIEIGAVKLDKKTFEIKSEFSILIKPKHFPILPEITDITNITNEMVENEKYFDEAILLFLDWYGEKNKSTLAGWGLYYDLPLLRKEFTEFGFDYNTYFVGGGFDIRALGVYWLAKNNISTSGISLERVLEKMNIKENFTFHRALDDAKATALILQQILHEK
- a CDS encoding phosphatase PAP2 family protein, translated to MTAQNDTVKIHGNVQDSVISPNVQKSRLNYKSLIIPAAFIGYGVASLTVKDLKQLNFSTRDEINEHRPDHIKLDNFTQYAPAVLVYGLNAAGIKGKHNFRDRTVIYVTSQAISAAITLPLKHLVKEERPDESNNLSFPSGHTAAAFSSAQFMFREYKDTNFWLSLSGYPIAVFTGVYRMLNDKHWVGDVVAGAGFGILSTELAYWLFPKINTMLGGKNKNASTMIMPFYQEKSLGIGLVKSF
- a CDS encoding TonB-dependent receptor domain-containing protein, whose translation is MKKLIGMLTMMKMNRKLLFLSVSMMFSVMSFAQVADVTVSGIVKNKTDQSALPYVNILAKTEKDTAFVAGTITNEEGRFSLTNIKPGNYRLEISVSGYHAQNQSLFVGNLSEFLEIPSIELEQEKDEKETKIAEVVVTSAKKNDISSQLDKKTYSVADNISQSGGSVLQSMQNLPGITVQDGKVQLRGNDKVTVLIDGKQTALTGFGSQTGLDNIPSSAIDKIEIINNPSSRYDANGNAGIINIIMKKNKQNGWNGKIGLTAGLGSLWVRKENQPTIRPQYTLTPKINPSVSLNYRKDKVNIFLQADNLYTQTLNKNEFVTRNYDDGTVINSQLKRNRNTNYLTTKAGIDWNIDPQNTLTISGLYGSEKIIDRGDQPFFNGDLSQRLRLWQFLEDELKTTVMATAAYQHKFKEAGHLLNAGFNYTFHREDEKYFYDNYLPTSTGTDAFKLLSDEQVYDFNVDYVKPLKYGRIEAGVKLRSRSIPTDMNFIPGANSVLDTSAGGKATYKELIPAVYGNYIFENEKWEAELGMRLEYVKVQYDVNPNHPTYKSDSYNYTQPFPNLRLAYKFNDHHKLSLFYNRRVDRPNEVDIRIFPKYDDAEIIKVGNPGLRPQFTNSIELGQKYSWDNGYLYSAIYHRFSDGTITRISSIVPGSSLIYAVFQNAGKSYNSGLEMIWNQKLSKVYSFNINGNLYRNQINAFSVENLYPQPVVFSADKQTAVSGNLKFNNIFKFSKGFDAQLTAVYLAPDIIPQGKIKSRFSIDAGVKKSIQNGKGELFLNATDLLNTMVSRKQIQGSGFRYTSDDYYETQVIRLGYSYKF